A stretch of DNA from Microlunatus sp. Gsoil 973:
CAATGGGATCTCCCACGGGCCGTCGTGCTGACCCGGGCCACCGAACCACCGGATCGATTCGGCGACACACCCATACCCGGCAAATATCCGAACCCGATCCTCATCGATCCGGCCACTGGAGCCGGCCAGGACCAAGACCCCGTCCCCAGCAGGCCGGTCAGGAAGCCACCGCACACCTTCCGGATCGGCAAGATCGACACGAATCACTGAACCATCCTGCCGCAGCACCCACTCCTCGACCGATCATGCCGGGCGACCAGGAAGCCCTTCATGATCCCTGGCCAAAAAAACACATTCCAACATCAGTTCCGCGAACGAGCGCTCACCGAACCCGCTGCTGGGACGCGGCGGGTCGAAATCGTCAGCGCGAGGCACTGGCCTGAATCCTGCTAAGCACCCGAGCTGAATTCAGATAGCCAGCACTGGCAACAGTGAGCAGCGCCGCCCCCAGGAACCTGAACCAATCAGCATTCGACCAATCAAAGATGATCACAAGCCAGTTCGCGACTGCGAGCACGCCCCAGATCGTGCCTAGTGCGAGAGAGCCGCGCCAGGTCTGCGTGGCTGCCCACTTCGACCAACGAGCATCCATGTCCTGAACCTAGCCGAGCGACGCGCCGTGAGCGCTTCGATCGCGGCGGGCGATCGTCGGCAAGGCGTTCCTCGACTCGTCCACCGCTCGTCTGTGTTTGAGGTCCGGTCTTCGGCCGACGCCACACGCGGCTGGTACTCACCTTGACAGGAATTCGCCGACGGGCGACTCGACCAGTTGCGGCGTCGTTGATGATGTTGATGGTGTTCGCTACCACCAGAACCTCGACGGCCCCGTCCGAGCCTCTCGTGGCCTTGGGTACTGCTCGCGTGAAATGCTGTGAACGTGCGAGCAGAAGATCCGGGTGATCGCTTCGCGGGAATTGCCCGCGACTTGCAGAGCCAGCCGTCGGAAGAGGCGACGTTGGACAGGGTCGGTGTGTTGGCCCTGGAAACGATTGATGGCTGTGACCACGCCGGGATCACCATCCTGGACCGGCGTGAGCGGATCACCACAGTCGCCGCGACCGACGACGTCGTTCCCACCGCCGATGAGCGCCAGCACGAGTTGGGTGAAGGGCCCTTGCTCCAGGTGCTGGCCGAACAGGACGCGGTGAGTTGTGCGGATCTGGCCCGTGACGACCGTTGGCCACGCTGGGGCAGCTGGGTAACGGACAATCTCGGCGTGAACAGCATGCTCTGCTTCCAGTTGTTCACCACCGAACGGTCCTACGGCGCGCTGAACATGTACAGCGACTCCCGGGCCGGCTTCGACGTCCACGACCGAACCATCGGGCTGGCCTTGGCCGCCCACGCGGCGGTGGCTGTTGCTGCCAGCCATGAATCCGAACACCTGAACATTGCCGTGGTGAATCGGACGATCGTCGGTCAGGCGGAGGGGATCTTGATGGAACGCTACGACCTGACAGCCGAGCAGGCCTTCGCCATGCTGGTCCGGGTGTCCCAGGCGGAGAACCGACGCGTCAATGTCCTCGCCCAGGAACTGATCGCCACTCGCCGCACACCTGGGATCCAACCTCAGTAAGGCCGCCGCCGGCGGCTCGGGCGGTCTCGCCGGCCTGGTGCTCGACCGGCGGGTCTTCGGCGCCCCGGATCCTTGGTACTCCCCAGCGACCCGCGGGCGAGCAGCCCACGGGACGCGGTGCCTCACCACGGCCGGGTACGGCATGACCGGGTCGCCGCGAAGCGTCAAGAGATGCCACACTGGGGAACTACGGCGTTAGTGGCGGCCGGCCGCCCGTAACTCCGAGGGTCGGGCGTCGAGAAGCTGGCGCCCGACCTGCCCTTCAAGCCGCGCCGGCGGCGTTGGACCCCGGGGAGCGCAGCGACCTGGCCGGAGCATCTCCCATCGACTCCGACTGATCCGACAGGGTTTTGCCTGCGGCGGGCTGCTGGCCCGGACGGATCAGAAGCGTGAGCGCCGTGGCCAGCAACCAGAGCATGAACACAACCGCAGAGATTGGTCCGGTGACGCCCTCGACAGTTCCGGTCGCCAGCACCTGAGCCGGCACCCCGAGCAGATGGATGACCGCGCAGCCGACGCCCACCCAGGCGACCGGACGCGGCAGGGTGCGGGTGCGCGCAGCCAGACCGCTCACCGCGAGCAGCGCGATTCCGAACCAGACCCCATCGGTGAAGGTCATCTCCTGAGCCAGCGCGAACAGCGACAGGACGCCGGCGTCTGGCGCACCCATCTGACCAGCCTTGGCCAGCGCATAGTAGACGCCGCTCCACACCATGTCGACGGCGAGATTGGCGGCGAGGAAGCCGTACACGATCGAGGTCACGACACCGGCCCGACGAGTCCGCCACAGCAGCGTCCCGATGAAGCCGGCGACCATGACCATCATCAGCCAGGTCCTCAATCCCTCGGCGTACAGCGCAGTCGGATGCTGATGCACCCAGGCGATGATCTCGGTGTTCTTCGCGTTGCTGAAGAATGGGCCACTGTCCATTCCGAAGAACGCCAGCAGTACCAGCACCAGGCCGCCGACTCCGGCAATCCGGGACACCAGCCGGTACGACGTGTGATTCGGGACTTCCATCTTGGCTCCTCTCATCGGGTTGATGGAGCCAAACGCTAGGAAGCGGGGTCGCGGTTGTCGTCCTCCCGCACGCCCGATCTCGTCATCCCGACGGGTCCTCCTGCAGAAGGACTCCGGACGCCCGCGTGTGGTGCTAACTTCCGCCCATGAGGGCCCTGAGGTCACGACCGGCTCCGGCCGACCTGATGGTCGCGGCGGTGTTTGTGGTGGCCACGGCGACAGAATCGGTGTGGCGTGCCTGGGGCCGACCGGCCTGGCTGGTCCTGGGCCTGACCGGGCTGGTGCCCATGCTGGTGCTGGCCTATCGCCGTCGCTTTCCGCTGGCGGCGCTGACCGTGTACGTCGCCGCCGCCGCGGGTGCAACTGTCGTGCAGTCGCAGCTGCCTGACCCGACCGCGCGCACCACGTCAGCGTTCGTACCGATCATCGCGCTGCTCGTGCTCTGCTACTCCGTCGCAGCACACGGGGACAGACGGGCGGTGTTGCTCGGCGCGCCGCAGCCGATACTCCTGGTTGTCCTTATCGACCTGCTCCAACCCGACGCCGGATCACTGGCGGTCGGCCTGCCCTTCATCGCGTTGATCATCGTCGGGCTCCCGATGCTGGCAGGCTGGCTGGTGCGGTCCCGGGCCGCTCTCCTGACCGAGCTCGATCAGACCGACCGAGCCCTCGCCGAGGAGCATCAGCAGCGTCTGCGCACCGTCCGGGCCCGCGAATCGCTGGCGCTCGCGCAGCGGCTCGCCACCGAACTGGAGAGCGGGCTGTCCAGTCTGCACGAACTCTCCAGACGGCATCAGGCCACACCCGGGGCCGGGATCGCTGAGCTCGAGGCGCAGGCCCGTTCGCTGCTTGCCCATACTCGCCACACGGTCGTCACCCTCACCGAGGATGACGGCAACAATGATTCCGAGCCCGCAGGTCGCTCTCCCGAACGTATCGCGGGGATCGGTCGGGAGGACGGCGCGGCCGGCTGGACGGTCCTGGTCGCGGCGGCAACCGGCATTGCGATAGTGCTCGAGTCGCACGGCCAATGGAGCAACACACCTCTGGCGCTGGTCCTTTGCGGCACGGTCGTTGCCGCGCTTGCGTGCCTGTCGTGGCGGCCACTGGAATGCATAATCCTGGCGTGGGCGGGCACCGCGCTCTTCGTCCACCTTGTCGCGCCGCTCGATCGCGGCGGAAGTCTGGTCGTCAGCGGTCTCGTAGTGACTGGCGCATTCCTGGTGGCATCGCTCGCCGAGCGTCTCCGGGCGCTTGCCGGGCTGCTGGTCAGTGTTCTCGGCAGCGCCCTGGTCCTATCGACAGCCGATCTGCCCGGAGCCGTTGTGCTGGGCTGTCTGGCCTGGCTCGGCGGCCGGGTGTTGCGTGGTCGGCTCCGCCTGCTCCGGCAGGTACGCGCAGCGCACGCAGCGCTCGACCAGCTACGGGCTGAGGAACTTCGTGCATCGAAGCTGGAAGAGCGGGCGGCACTTTCCCGAGACGTGCACGACGCCATCGGACACGGCCTGACTGTCGTCGCCCTGCAGGCGGGCGCCGCGCTGCGCCTGGTCGACCAGGACCCGGCGGCCTGCGCAGCAGCATTGGCCACCATCGAACGGGTTACCGGCCAGGCGCTCGACGACCTGCACCGTGGCTTCGGCTCCACCGGTGACCTCGAGGCGCTGGTCAGTGACGCACGCGCCTCAGGCGTCTGCGTCACGGTGACAGGCACCGTCGAGCCACGCGGCGAACAACAACGGGTGCTGCACCGCGTCCTGCAGGAGGCCCTCACCAACGCGATCCGCCACGCACCGGGAGCCGCCGTGACCGTGTGCTGCGACGAGGACGACTCCGGGACCACGGTGACGGTGAGCAACGGCCCGGCCAGCCGGACGCCCGAGCCGCCGGGTGGCGGCCGCGGGCTCGCCGGAATGCGTGACCGACTGGCCACCGCGGGCGGCACGCTGGACTGGCGGCAGTCGCACGACGGCGGGTTCGTCCTGCACGCCTGGCTGCCGCGGCCCACGCGAAACCCGACGCCGAAACCGCAGCGGGAGGCGACCGCATGACGAACACCCGCGTGGTGATCGTCGATGATCAAGACCTGGTCCGGAACGGCCTCCGACTGATCCTCGCCGCCGAGCCGGACCTGGACGTCGTCGGCGAAGCATCGGATGGACAAAGCGGGCGGAAACTGGTCGGCATGCTGGATCCCGACGTCGTCCTGATGGATGTCCGCATGCCCGGCGAAGACGGGATCACCGCGATCCGGCAGCTCGCGGCATCCGGGTGCCGCGCCCAGCTCCTGATGCTGACCACCTTCGACCTGGACGAGTACGTCTACGACGCACTCACCGCAGGCGCCGCAGGCTTCCTGCTCAAGGACATGTCCGCGACCGAGATCGTCGACGCCGTACGGCAAGCGGCCCGCGGTAGCGACGCACTGCTCGCGCCGGCGCTCACCCGCCGACTGGTCGAGCGGTTCGCACGCAATCGTCCGCGCCTTGCCACCAGCGAGATTCGAGCCCTTGCGTCACTCACCGGGCGAGAACTGGATGTGCTCCGGCTGGTAGCCCGTGGGCTGGCCAACCACGAAATCGCCGCGGAACTCTACATCGGCGAGACCACCGTCAAGACGCACGTGTCACGGGTGTTCGCCAAGCTCGGGCTCCGCGACCGCGTCCAGGCGGTGATCTTTGCATACGAGAGTGGGGTGCTCACCTCGCCCTGAGCTTGCCTCCGACGGACGCTCCGGCCGCTCCGGAGGTTGCGATCCCTGCTGCGGTGCCGGCGATCAGCTCCATGAACCACCGACTCTACGGGCTCCTCGACAGCGTCCGGAGAGGATCTGCACTGTGCACTGGCGGATTCGAACGCCGTCCGACGCGGCCATACTCAGAAGATGAGCAACGTCATCGTCATCACGGGCGCGTCCAGTGGGTTCGGAGCGCTGTCGGCGAGGGCTCTGGCCGATGCCGGTCACACCGTCTACGCAGGGATGCGGGCCACCGCCGGGCACAACGCGCCCGAGGTCAAGGCCGCCGCCGACTACGCCGCCGAGCACGACGTTGATTTGCGATCGATCGAACTCGACGTGAGTTCGCAGGAGTCGGTCGACACCGCGATCACACAGATCGAGGCTGATCACGAACGCATCGACGTCCTGATCCACAACGCCGGGCATATGGTGGTCGGTCCGGCCGAAGCGTTCACGCCCGAGCAACTCGCCGGGTTGTACGACGTGAACGTACTGTCCACGCAGCGGGTCAATCGCGCTGTGCTGCCGGGCATGCGTCGCCGTGGCCACGGGCTGGTCATCTGGGTGTCCAGT
This window harbors:
- a CDS encoding histidine kinase, translated to MRALRSRPAPADLMVAAVFVVATATESVWRAWGRPAWLVLGLTGLVPMLVLAYRRRFPLAALTVYVAAAAGATVVQSQLPDPTARTTSAFVPIIALLVLCYSVAAHGDRRAVLLGAPQPILLVVLIDLLQPDAGSLAVGLPFIALIIVGLPMLAGWLVRSRAALLTELDQTDRALAEEHQQRLRTVRARESLALAQRLATELESGLSSLHELSRRHQATPGAGIAELEAQARSLLAHTRHTVVTLTEDDGNNDSEPAGRSPERIAGIGREDGAAGWTVLVAAATGIAIVLESHGQWSNTPLALVLCGTVVAALACLSWRPLECIILAWAGTALFVHLVAPLDRGGSLVVSGLVVTGAFLVASLAERLRALAGLLVSVLGSALVLSTADLPGAVVLGCLAWLGGRVLRGRLRLLRQVRAAHAALDQLRAEELRASKLEERAALSRDVHDAIGHGLTVVALQAGAALRLVDQDPAACAAALATIERVTGQALDDLHRGFGSTGDLEALVSDARASGVCVTVTGTVEPRGEQQRVLHRVLQEALTNAIRHAPGAAVTVCCDEDDSGTTVTVSNGPASRTPEPPGGGRGLAGMRDRLATAGGTLDWRQSHDGGFVLHAWLPRPTRNPTPKPQREATA
- a CDS encoding GAF and ANTAR domain-containing protein, yielding MRAEDPGDRFAGIARDLQSQPSEEATLDRVGVLALETIDGCDHAGITILDRRERITTVAATDDVVPTADERQHELGEGPLLQVLAEQDAVSCADLARDDRWPRWGSWVTDNLGVNSMLCFQLFTTERSYGALNMYSDSRAGFDVHDRTIGLALAAHAAVAVAASHESEHLNIAVVNRTIVGQAEGILMERYDLTAEQAFAMLVRVSQAENRRVNVLAQELIATRRTPGIQPQ
- a CDS encoding response regulator transcription factor; protein product: MTNTRVVIVDDQDLVRNGLRLILAAEPDLDVVGEASDGQSGRKLVGMLDPDVVLMDVRMPGEDGITAIRQLAASGCRAQLLMLTTFDLDEYVYDALTAGAAGFLLKDMSATEIVDAVRQAARGSDALLAPALTRRLVERFARNRPRLATSEIRALASLTGRELDVLRLVARGLANHEIAAELYIGETTVKTHVSRVFAKLGLRDRVQAVIFAYESGVLTSP